The Candidatus Koribacter versatilis Ellin345 genome has a segment encoding these proteins:
- a CDS encoding L-serine ammonia-lyase, whose translation MKTSILDILRIGIGPSSSHTVGPMRASREFLVRLGTRLVSVDRLLVELYGSLALTGHGHGTDRAILLGLEGCKPELVDPELIDETISSIRNTQKIKLLGERQISFGENLDLVFHRDIAMPGHPNTLRLTAFDDAGDEIETALYYSVGGGFIAREGEVQAREEKQEPPYPFSSAEELLRLGERHGLAIWQIVLANEERWRGEADVRAYVAKIWNTMQGCVARGLKTEGILPGGLKVRRRAPNLARRLAEKKTSDPLGALDWVNAFAFAVNEENAAGGRVVTAPTNGAAGVIPAVAHYYEKFVPEASEDGLFRFLLTAGAIGILYKENASISGAEVGCQGEVGVACSMAAGGLVAALGGTNDQVEHAAEIGMEHHLGMTCDPIAGLVQIPCIERNGVGAVKAINACRMAMQEPEHKVSLDQVIETMYKTGLDMQTRYKETSQAGLALNIIEC comes from the coding sequence GTGAAGACCAGCATTCTCGATATTCTTCGGATCGGTATCGGTCCGTCGAGTTCCCATACCGTTGGACCGATGCGTGCGTCGCGCGAATTTCTTGTGAGGCTCGGCACAAGGCTTGTTTCGGTTGATCGACTCCTCGTCGAACTCTACGGCTCATTGGCTTTGACCGGCCATGGGCACGGAACGGACCGCGCGATTTTGCTGGGGCTCGAAGGATGCAAGCCAGAACTCGTCGATCCCGAGTTGATCGACGAAACTATTTCCAGCATTCGAAATACCCAGAAAATTAAGTTGCTAGGTGAGCGACAAATATCGTTCGGCGAAAATCTTGATTTAGTGTTCCATCGCGATATCGCGATGCCGGGCCATCCAAATACGTTGCGACTAACCGCATTCGACGATGCGGGAGATGAGATCGAGACCGCTCTCTACTATTCAGTGGGGGGCGGCTTTATTGCGCGTGAAGGCGAGGTTCAGGCTAGGGAAGAAAAGCAGGAGCCGCCTTATCCCTTCTCAAGCGCTGAGGAACTCTTGAGACTCGGAGAACGACATGGCCTCGCAATCTGGCAGATTGTGTTGGCGAATGAAGAGCGATGGCGTGGTGAAGCGGATGTTCGTGCTTACGTCGCGAAGATCTGGAACACAATGCAAGGATGCGTAGCGCGCGGGCTAAAGACCGAAGGCATCCTGCCCGGCGGTCTCAAGGTGCGGAGGCGAGCGCCAAATCTCGCACGAAGGCTTGCCGAGAAAAAAACCAGCGATCCTCTGGGGGCGTTGGACTGGGTGAACGCGTTTGCGTTTGCGGTGAACGAAGAAAACGCTGCCGGCGGTCGAGTAGTAACAGCTCCTACGAACGGTGCGGCCGGCGTTATTCCGGCGGTGGCGCACTACTATGAGAAATTCGTGCCGGAGGCGTCAGAAGATGGGTTGTTCCGCTTTCTGCTGACGGCCGGCGCCATCGGTATTCTCTACAAGGAGAACGCTTCGATCTCAGGCGCGGAAGTCGGATGCCAGGGAGAGGTCGGCGTCGCTTGCTCGATGGCCGCCGGCGGACTCGTAGCTGCCTTGGGAGGAACCAACGATCAAGTTGAGCACGCCGCGGAGATCGGTATGGAACACCATCTGGGGATGACGTGTGATCCGATTGCCGGACTAGTGCAGATTCCCTGTATCGAAAGAAATGGCGTTGGTGCTGTCAAGGCTATCAATGCGTGCCGCATGGCGATGCAGGAGCCCGAACACAAGGTGTCGCTGGATCAGGTTATCGAGACGATGTACAAAACGGGTCTCGATATGCAGACTCGCTACAAGGAAACATCACAGGCTGGCCTCGCATTGAACATCATCGAGTGCTAA
- a CDS encoding glycoside hydrolase family 31 protein has protein sequence MRLRAIFLFLLSLVCYCFPAFGQWTPHDPITGSKKSEEGVVFELKSGARLKFQICNEAIVHLIYSPVSTFASHPDYVVIKKEWPRAAFTFDKTSDGYRLTTSKLQIQITASTGAINYSDASGKTLATDGKRLMYPQTVNGENTYRGETVINMYGSQEGLYGLGQHQAGVFNFRGESVELSQENTNITIPLFVSTNGYGIFWNNTSRSRFNNRFVHVLYLSSEVADTIDYYFLYGPDLDKIVASYRELTGQAPMFGRWAYGFWQCKNRYKSEKEILAVAHKYREVKLPVDDIVQDWFWWNRKGEHVFNDNYPDPKGMVDDLHKNNFHLMISVWPFFEPGSKEYEEMDKKGWFIDRTKFASPPYHAGQMAVYDATNPEARKYYWNLMDKALFSVGVDAWWLDTTEPETENQEENIMLGHKVSIGSGDRYANIFPLMTTTAVYEGQRSASDKKRVFILSRSVFAGAQRNAVTAWSGDILENWLAFQRQIPAGLNYSLSGMPYWTTDIGGFISGGNLNDPQYRELYTRWFQYGAFCPIFRTHGTRNPDENELWSYGPETEKVLVQFDRLRYRMMPYIYSLAWMVTDQSYTPMRPLVMDFRDDVKAQNVGDQFLYGPAFLVNPVTEQGATERHLYLPGTTWYDFWTGEELQGGHWINAPAPIDRMPLYVRAGSIVPLGPDEQYAGEKPVDPIELRVYRGADGHFTLYEDENDNYNYEKGMHAEIPISWNEREHKLKIGDRRGSFPGMLNERTFHVVFVGSAHGVGVETASVFDQTVRYAGKIVSISAK, from the coding sequence ATGCGACTCAGGGCGATCTTTTTATTCCTCCTCTCATTGGTTTGTTATTGTTTCCCGGCATTCGGCCAATGGACTCCCCACGACCCGATCACGGGCTCGAAGAAATCAGAGGAAGGAGTCGTGTTTGAACTAAAGTCCGGAGCCCGCCTTAAATTCCAAATATGCAACGAGGCGATTGTTCACTTGATCTACTCTCCGGTTTCGACGTTTGCGAGCCACCCCGATTATGTCGTCATCAAAAAGGAGTGGCCTCGGGCTGCGTTCACTTTCGACAAGACATCGGATGGTTATAGGCTCACGACGTCCAAACTCCAGATTCAGATCACCGCTTCAACCGGCGCGATCAACTACAGTGACGCGTCCGGCAAGACGCTCGCGACAGACGGTAAGCGCCTCATGTATCCCCAGACGGTGAACGGTGAAAACACCTACCGCGGTGAGACTGTGATCAACATGTATGGATCGCAGGAAGGTCTCTATGGCCTCGGCCAACACCAGGCCGGGGTCTTCAATTTTCGGGGCGAGTCCGTTGAGCTTTCGCAGGAAAACACGAACATCACAATCCCGCTCTTCGTCTCGACGAACGGCTATGGAATCTTCTGGAACAACACATCGCGATCGCGATTCAACAACCGTTTCGTCCACGTGCTTTATCTGAGTTCCGAAGTCGCCGACACGATCGACTATTACTTCTTGTACGGCCCGGATCTCGACAAGATTGTCGCCTCCTATCGCGAGCTAACAGGACAGGCTCCCATGTTCGGTCGATGGGCGTATGGCTTTTGGCAGTGCAAGAACCGCTACAAATCGGAGAAGGAGATTCTCGCTGTCGCACACAAGTATCGCGAAGTGAAACTTCCGGTAGACGACATCGTGCAGGACTGGTTCTGGTGGAACCGCAAAGGCGAGCATGTATTCAACGATAATTACCCCGATCCTAAGGGAATGGTCGACGACCTCCACAAAAATAATTTCCACCTGATGATTTCCGTCTGGCCTTTCTTCGAACCGGGATCTAAAGAATACGAGGAGATGGACAAGAAGGGATGGTTCATCGATCGCACTAAGTTCGCTTCGCCTCCGTACCACGCCGGGCAAATGGCGGTGTATGACGCTACGAATCCAGAGGCCCGTAAATACTACTGGAACCTGATGGACAAAGCTCTCTTCAGCGTTGGCGTGGACGCCTGGTGGTTGGATACCACCGAGCCAGAGACCGAGAACCAGGAAGAAAACATCATGCTCGGTCACAAAGTCTCAATCGGTAGTGGCGACCGCTATGCCAACATCTTCCCATTGATGACCACAACCGCGGTGTATGAAGGCCAGCGCAGTGCAAGCGACAAAAAGCGCGTCTTCATCCTTTCTCGGTCGGTGTTCGCTGGCGCGCAACGCAACGCCGTTACAGCATGGTCCGGCGATATCCTCGAGAACTGGCTCGCCTTCCAACGACAGATTCCGGCCGGTCTGAATTACTCACTCTCAGGTATGCCCTACTGGACGACCGACATTGGCGGGTTTATTTCGGGAGGGAATCTTAACGACCCGCAATATCGCGAACTGTACACACGCTGGTTTCAGTACGGCGCATTCTGCCCGATTTTCCGCACACATGGTACGCGCAATCCCGATGAAAACGAACTCTGGTCCTACGGTCCGGAAACCGAAAAGGTCCTAGTTCAGTTCGATCGGCTTCGTTATCGCATGATGCCGTACATTTACTCACTCGCGTGGATGGTCACCGATCAGAGCTACACGCCGATGCGCCCGCTGGTTATGGATTTTCGCGACGACGTGAAGGCGCAAAACGTCGGCGACCAGTTCCTCTACGGACCTGCTTTTCTCGTGAATCCAGTCACGGAGCAAGGCGCAACTGAGCGACACCTCTATCTGCCCGGGACCACCTGGTATGACTTCTGGACCGGAGAGGAACTACAGGGTGGCCACTGGATCAACGCACCTGCACCAATCGATCGAATGCCCTTGTACGTTCGTGCCGGATCAATCGTGCCTCTCGGTCCCGATGAGCAATACGCCGGCGAGAAACCCGTCGACCCGATCGAACTGCGCGTATACCGCGGCGCTGATGGCCACTTCACGTTATACGAAGACGAAAATGACAATTACAACTACGAGAAGGGCATGCACGCGGAGATTCCAATCTCGTGGAATGAGCGGGAGCATAAGCTCAAGATCGGCGACCGCCGAGGTAGCTTTCCAGGCATGCTGAATGAGCGCACATTCCACGTGGTATTTGTCGGCAGCGCTCACGGCGTCGGTGTTGAGACTGCGTCCGTTTTCGATCAGACGGTCCGCTACGCCGGAAAAATCGTCTCGATCTCTGCAAAGTGA
- a CDS encoding LacI family DNA-binding transcriptional regulator, translating to MAARKPGKKIHAQQDVPRRVTLKFLAEYLQLSTTTVSVVLSDSPLAMTIAQKTKERIWAAVEKFQYRPNMFAQYLHSKRTFSVAVLVPDIGDEYSSSLISGIERRLSEAGYKYIVASHRGAPKEIETSPETLMDRAVEGMIFINTPLQKRLPIPVVAVSDITTAPGVSRIVIDNDRAIWLGLSHLKQLGHKRIAFFKGPDHNGDTEMRWKAVLENSEKFGLEVERELTVQLGTYPEVNESTVSHHGYAAAMTLLKRTRSFTALMAFNDGSAIGAIRAFQDAGLSVPNAVSVIGIDDVPLGEFIYPRLTTVRQPLEQMGQLAASTLLDRINGMTVLEETKVLPELIVRESTAPQRYR from the coding sequence ATGGCCGCGCGGAAACCCGGCAAGAAAATACATGCGCAGCAAGATGTCCCTCGCCGCGTGACATTGAAGTTCCTCGCCGAATATCTTCAGCTCTCTACTACAACAGTCTCGGTGGTGTTGAGCGACTCTCCGCTCGCGATGACGATCGCCCAGAAAACCAAGGAGAGAATCTGGGCCGCAGTTGAGAAGTTCCAGTACCGCCCCAACATGTTTGCGCAGTATCTGCATTCCAAGCGCACCTTCAGCGTAGCCGTTCTCGTGCCGGATATCGGAGATGAATACTCGTCGTCACTCATTAGCGGCATCGAGCGGCGACTGTCTGAAGCAGGGTACAAATATATCGTTGCGAGCCATCGCGGTGCTCCGAAAGAAATCGAGACATCCCCGGAAACTCTCATGGATAGGGCAGTCGAGGGCATGATTTTCATCAATACCCCCCTCCAGAAGAGACTTCCAATTCCCGTTGTCGCTGTTTCTGACATCACGACGGCACCGGGCGTGTCGAGGATTGTAATCGACAATGACCGTGCAATTTGGCTCGGGCTTTCACATCTCAAGCAGCTCGGTCACAAGCGGATCGCATTCTTCAAGGGGCCGGACCACAACGGCGACACCGAAATGCGATGGAAGGCCGTCCTCGAGAATTCCGAGAAATTCGGATTGGAAGTCGAGCGCGAATTGACCGTCCAACTCGGAACATATCCAGAAGTGAATGAATCAACAGTGTCCCACCACGGGTACGCCGCTGCGATGACGCTGCTCAAGCGAACGCGGAGCTTCACTGCTTTAATGGCGTTCAATGACGGTTCCGCAATCGGAGCGATTCGCGCTTTCCAGGATGCAGGACTCTCGGTGCCCAACGCCGTCTCGGTGATCGGGATCGATGACGTTCCTCTGGGTGAGTTTATCTACCCACGCCTTACCACAGTCCGACAGCCTCTTGAACAAATGGGTCAGCTCGCCGCTTCAACACTCCTCGACCGGATCAACGGAATGACGGTGCTTGAGGAGACAAAGGTCCTTCCCGAGTTGATTGTGCGAGAATCCACTGCTCCGCAGCGCTACAGATAA
- a CDS encoding carboxypeptidase regulatory-like domain-containing protein gives MRKSICGIFLLIGLLLASAAMFAQQTATISGTVTDSSGAVIPHASVTLTNNATQDVRRTTGNDSGFFVFTAVVTGNYTVKIEATSFRAWENKTISLHPGDHFNVNNIQMTVATANENVTVEAVSSQVQILDSGERSSTLYAKDIRNMALQGRDVTELTKTLPGFNNLTGGGNVNNASGYDPTIAGIGSSVGNGYNANGSPTRVGGAQLTSDGANIIDPGCNCNATQTVNADMVQEVKVTTSNYGAESQSGPVVIQAVGKSGSSQFHGAAYLHFRDHSMNSTDAVNKSLGTTKPDDRYWYPGGNFGGPVRIPGTNFNKSNKLLFWTGYEYYNQSFPDQIVPVVTSTVPTDSMRAGNFDMSAADNAHFCGVGGWLPQCTPITSINGTTVNNGDISSFVDPGGAAIMKMIPAANADPATNGGHNFITNAMNTKNGYMWHSRVDYSITDSTKLYVSYNQQNEVAGIPVMLWWAPPTEVPFPGNFVAPGDSKTISANLVKIFSPTLTNETIVTWSYLNNAYRYDNMAGVSRQALGYPYHGIFGNTDVMPSLSNGWWIPGYPMIYQQDAHDYYSKKQAPGVTDNLTKVIRTHTLKFGFDWQMAQNDQMNFVQQNGQVQFATWGASGNPVANLLLGSTTGYTESSKNTPQNMTYQTFGFYLQDDWKVTRRLTLNLGVRLSHDPGWTDHSGNYGLATWTQRQYNSDIAAGNSFLPGMRWNAVDGSVPLSGRDVQLIFAAPRVGLAFDVFGDGKTALRGGFGAYYYHDQFNDYQGPLSTAQGGRSCATTGVATLAQIDAQENVNCSQVGGTYAVNPNDDSEPLTYTYSFTFSQALPKNSLLEIAYSGNQSSNLIVPNQNQNIIPLGAFFKPDPVTGVINSVPDLEQGANGANKNNYKPMLAYTDLNLVQHGAFANYNALQVSYAKPSGAFTYSFNYTWSKAMGIIGQGPGGYNTQPDPANFHNDYTVSYINRPHVFNATYSYELGNLVKGNKLLGGLTNHWMFSGITSIQTGAPLAQSSTINFNLSAAGTTSGCTAGADNCFPNYYLDSTAVLGSSDYKLMPMVNCDVTGHGDHQYINGSCFGAPTTGDNGGFIPPTLYGPAYWSSDLAVQKTFKVSERQNVEFRLSAFNFLNHKLTSFYSNDTTNLTLKYMPAVSGLSDYTGYSGPYTQYMNPGYTFGNTARNGSNWVNGRRVVELSFKYSF, from the coding sequence ATGCGTAAGTCTATTTGCGGCATATTTCTGCTAATCGGGCTGCTCTTGGCATCAGCCGCGATGTTCGCGCAGCAGACGGCTACGATCTCAGGCACGGTCACGGATTCATCCGGCGCTGTAATTCCCCATGCCAGTGTGACGTTGACCAACAACGCTACACAGGATGTTCGTCGTACTACCGGTAATGATTCCGGTTTTTTTGTTTTCACTGCAGTTGTGACGGGAAACTACACGGTAAAGATTGAGGCAACGAGTTTCCGCGCTTGGGAGAACAAGACGATTAGTCTGCATCCTGGCGATCACTTCAACGTGAATAACATTCAGATGACCGTGGCGACCGCAAACGAAAACGTCACGGTCGAAGCGGTGTCTTCACAGGTTCAGATTCTCGATTCCGGCGAGCGTAGCTCAACCCTTTATGCGAAAGACATCCGGAATATGGCTCTCCAAGGCCGCGACGTTACAGAACTCACTAAAACACTTCCTGGCTTCAACAATCTGACTGGCGGCGGCAACGTGAACAACGCCAGCGGATATGATCCGACAATCGCGGGTATCGGCTCTTCGGTTGGGAACGGCTATAACGCCAATGGGTCTCCGACCCGCGTGGGCGGAGCGCAGTTGACGTCGGACGGCGCCAACATCATCGATCCTGGTTGTAACTGCAACGCGACACAAACCGTAAATGCCGACATGGTGCAGGAAGTGAAAGTCACCACTTCCAACTACGGAGCAGAGTCTCAAAGCGGTCCGGTGGTCATTCAGGCTGTTGGCAAGTCCGGCTCGTCCCAGTTCCACGGCGCCGCGTACCTGCACTTCCGCGATCATTCGATGAATTCGACGGACGCAGTGAACAAGTCTCTTGGTACTACGAAGCCGGATGATCGTTACTGGTATCCAGGAGGCAACTTTGGCGGTCCGGTGCGCATTCCCGGCACCAACTTCAACAAGAGCAACAAGTTGCTCTTTTGGACCGGCTACGAATATTACAACCAGAGCTTCCCGGATCAGATCGTGCCTGTCGTCACGTCCACCGTTCCCACCGACAGCATGCGCGCGGGCAACTTCGACATGAGCGCTGCCGACAATGCTCACTTTTGTGGCGTTGGCGGATGGCTACCGCAGTGCACCCCGATCACCAGCATTAATGGAACAACCGTCAACAACGGAGACATCTCATCATTTGTCGATCCAGGTGGCGCTGCGATCATGAAGATGATCCCCGCCGCGAATGCGGATCCTGCTACGAACGGTGGGCACAACTTCATCACGAATGCCATGAATACAAAGAACGGTTATATGTGGCATTCACGTGTGGATTACAGCATCACCGATTCAACCAAGCTGTATGTCTCATACAACCAGCAGAACGAAGTCGCTGGTATCCCGGTGATGTTGTGGTGGGCGCCTCCGACCGAAGTTCCATTTCCCGGCAATTTCGTTGCTCCAGGCGATTCCAAGACGATCTCAGCTAACCTCGTGAAGATTTTCAGTCCGACTCTCACGAACGAGACAATCGTCACGTGGTCATATCTGAACAATGCTTATCGCTATGACAACATGGCCGGCGTATCGCGACAGGCACTTGGGTACCCGTATCACGGCATTTTCGGCAACACGGATGTAATGCCTTCTCTGTCGAATGGTTGGTGGATTCCCGGATACCCGATGATCTACCAGCAGGACGCCCACGACTATTACAGCAAGAAGCAGGCCCCGGGCGTGACTGACAACCTCACCAAGGTGATCCGGACCCACACCCTTAAGTTCGGCTTCGACTGGCAGATGGCGCAGAACGACCAAATGAATTTCGTTCAGCAGAACGGACAAGTTCAATTTGCCACATGGGGAGCAAGCGGCAATCCTGTTGCGAACCTGCTCCTCGGCTCGACCACCGGCTATACGGAATCCTCGAAGAACACTCCGCAGAACATGACTTACCAGACCTTCGGGTTCTACCTCCAGGACGATTGGAAGGTAACACGTCGCTTGACGCTGAATCTCGGTGTCCGTCTCTCGCATGACCCAGGTTGGACAGATCACAGCGGCAACTACGGGCTGGCGACGTGGACACAACGGCAGTACAACAGCGACATCGCCGCCGGGAATTCATTCCTGCCCGGTATGCGTTGGAACGCCGTGGACGGCAGCGTTCCGTTGTCAGGGCGTGACGTTCAGCTGATCTTCGCCGCTCCGCGTGTCGGACTCGCGTTTGACGTCTTTGGCGATGGCAAGACTGCATTGCGCGGCGGTTTCGGCGCGTACTACTACCATGATCAGTTCAACGACTATCAGGGACCACTGAGCACTGCGCAGGGCGGACGTTCTTGCGCTACCACTGGCGTCGCCACACTCGCGCAGATCGATGCACAAGAGAATGTGAACTGCTCGCAGGTTGGCGGAACCTACGCTGTCAATCCGAATGATGACTCAGAGCCGCTTACCTATACGTATAGCTTCACGTTTTCGCAGGCTCTTCCCAAGAACTCTCTGCTGGAGATCGCGTATTCCGGCAATCAGAGTTCGAACTTGATCGTCCCGAACCAGAACCAGAACATCATTCCACTGGGCGCGTTCTTCAAGCCCGACCCGGTCACCGGTGTTATTAACTCGGTTCCGGACCTCGAGCAGGGCGCGAACGGCGCGAACAAGAACAACTACAAACCGATGCTCGCCTATACCGACCTGAACCTGGTCCAACATGGTGCATTCGCCAATTACAACGCACTTCAGGTTTCGTATGCAAAGCCCAGCGGTGCATTTACTTATAGCTTCAACTACACATGGTCGAAGGCGATGGGAATCATCGGCCAAGGCCCGGGCGGGTATAACACGCAGCCTGATCCGGCCAACTTCCACAACGATTACACCGTTTCCTACATCAATCGCCCGCATGTGTTCAATGCGACGTATTCGTATGAACTCGGCAACCTAGTGAAGGGGAATAAGCTCCTTGGCGGCTTGACCAACCACTGGATGTTCTCCGGAATCACGAGCATTCAGACGGGAGCTCCTCTGGCCCAGTCGAGCACCATTAATTTCAACCTGAGCGCCGCGGGCACCACCAGCGGTTGCACCGCTGGTGCGGACAACTGCTTCCCGAACTACTACCTCGACAGCACTGCAGTTTTGGGTAGCTCTGATTACAAACTGATGCCGATGGTGAACTGCGATGTTACGGGGCACGGCGATCATCAGTACATAAATGGTTCTTGTTTTGGGGCGCCGACGACCGGCGACAACGGTGGGTTCATTCCGCCCACGCTTTACGGTCCGGCGTATTGGAGCAGCGATCTTGCAGTTCAGAAAACCTTCAAAGTCAGCGAGAGGCAGAACGTCGAATTTCGCCTCTCGGCTTTCAACTTCCTGAATCACAAGTTGACATCCTTCTACTCCAACGACACCACGAACCTGACACTGAAATACATGCCAGCCGTCAGTGGCTTGTCAGATTACACGGGATACTCTGGTCCCTACACGCAGTACATGAACCCGGGTTACACGTTCGGAAATACGGCGAGAAATGGCAGCAATTGGGTCAATGGCCGCCGCGTAGTCGAACTGAGCTTCAAATACTCCTTCTAA
- a CDS encoding beta-galactosidase has product MNALKRLLVFSAVAGLLTVFAPAQKTNAPSNSGLMLGVAWYPEQWPEDRWEKDLVLMQAAGIHVVRIGEFAWSTMEPSEGKYELDWLQRATRLAAKHHIDVILGTPTAAPPVWLTQKYPDTLLIDEQGKRAVHGNRAHFSFTSPRYREFCRKIAEEMARKLAKEPNVIGWQLDNEVSNPSYDGYTRAQFQEWLKDKYKGLDALNQHWTTAYWSQTYFDWSQIPIPVGGNNPGLMLDWKRFITDTWYSYLSNQIAAIRKYAPASQPICTNTMGLFDGFDHYKVESELDIVAWDHYVGQGHLNPDFAGFIHDLNRGLKQKNFWVIETQPGAVNWQSINNVLDKGEVRAMAWHDVAHGADMVSYWQWRSALNGQEEYHGVLVGADGTPVPVYDEVKQVGNDFAKAYPVLAGTSPHSEVAMLHDYDSRWAIDWQKHNRNYDQIKIHVSYYHALRKLVHSIDVVNPSVALKNYKVVVAPNLSLIPDSLAKHLREYVEQGGHLVLGPRAGMKDEFNALLTERQPGALVDTLGGRVEQFYALDQDVPLEGPLGSGHSSLWAEQLSAKPGTDALLTFGKSNGWLDRQPAIISRKVGKGRITYVGAVLDESLMDKFAGWIFSTSGLHSAFGLIPDGVDVSERSGNGKDVFVLINFKQENQSVQLPKSMKRVLANGESVSSVNLPPYGVEVLEAQ; this is encoded by the coding sequence ATGAATGCATTAAAACGGCTATTGGTCTTCAGCGCAGTTGCTGGATTGCTCACCGTGTTCGCTCCAGCTCAGAAGACGAACGCGCCATCGAATTCAGGATTGATGCTGGGAGTTGCATGGTATCCAGAGCAATGGCCCGAAGACCGCTGGGAGAAAGATCTCGTCCTCATGCAAGCGGCGGGAATCCACGTAGTGCGTATCGGAGAGTTCGCGTGGAGCACGATGGAACCGAGCGAGGGAAAATACGAACTCGATTGGCTCCAGCGCGCGACCCGACTCGCTGCGAAGCATCACATCGACGTCATTCTTGGCACTCCTACTGCGGCCCCTCCAGTCTGGTTAACTCAGAAATACCCCGATACTTTGCTCATCGACGAACAGGGAAAACGCGCGGTGCATGGCAATCGCGCCCACTTTTCATTCACGAGCCCACGCTACCGCGAGTTCTGCCGCAAGATTGCGGAAGAGATGGCGCGGAAACTGGCGAAAGAGCCGAACGTTATCGGCTGGCAACTGGACAATGAGGTTTCCAATCCGTCGTATGACGGGTACACACGCGCGCAGTTCCAGGAATGGCTGAAGGACAAATATAAGGGTCTCGACGCTCTCAATCAGCACTGGACGACAGCCTACTGGAGTCAAACGTACTTCGATTGGTCGCAGATTCCGATCCCAGTGGGCGGCAATAACCCCGGCCTCATGCTCGATTGGAAACGGTTCATCACCGACACTTGGTATAGCTATCTTTCGAATCAGATCGCGGCAATTCGCAAGTACGCGCCGGCGTCCCAACCGATTTGTACAAACACAATGGGACTCTTCGATGGTTTCGACCACTACAAAGTTGAAAGTGAACTCGACATCGTCGCGTGGGACCATTACGTCGGCCAGGGCCACCTTAATCCGGACTTTGCCGGATTCATCCACGACCTGAATCGCGGATTGAAGCAGAAGAACTTCTGGGTGATCGAGACACAACCGGGCGCGGTGAATTGGCAATCGATCAATAACGTGTTGGACAAAGGTGAAGTGCGAGCGATGGCTTGGCACGACGTTGCGCACGGCGCGGACATGGTGAGTTATTGGCAATGGAGAAGCGCACTGAATGGGCAGGAGGAATATCACGGAGTGCTGGTGGGCGCGGACGGCACCCCTGTTCCGGTTTACGACGAAGTGAAACAGGTTGGTAACGACTTCGCGAAGGCGTATCCAGTTCTCGCGGGAACGTCGCCGCATTCCGAAGTTGCGATGCTGCATGACTACGACAGCCGTTGGGCGATCGATTGGCAGAAGCACAATCGCAACTACGATCAGATCAAAATCCATGTCTCGTACTACCACGCCCTCCGAAAACTGGTCCACAGCATAGATGTCGTGAATCCTTCAGTTGCACTCAAAAACTACAAAGTCGTCGTTGCTCCAAATCTGAGTCTCATTCCCGACTCGCTGGCAAAGCATTTGCGTGAATACGTGGAACAAGGGGGGCATCTCGTCCTCGGGCCGAGAGCCGGCATGAAAGACGAGTTCAACGCGTTGCTTACGGAACGACAGCCTGGAGCACTGGTCGATACTCTCGGCGGGCGAGTGGAGCAATTCTATGCTTTGGATCAGGACGTTCCTCTCGAAGGCCCTCTTGGGTCGGGGCACTCTTCCCTCTGGGCCGAACAACTTAGCGCAAAGCCGGGAACGGATGCCTTGCTCACCTTTGGAAAAAGCAACGGTTGGCTCGACCGTCAGCCTGCAATCATCTCGCGCAAAGTCGGGAAGGGAAGAATCACATACGTGGGGGCCGTGCTCGATGAATCCCTGATGGACAAATTTGCCGGATGGATATTCTCGACCAGTGGATTGCATTCTGCATTTGGTCTCATTCCGGATGGTGTTGATGTTTCGGAGCGAAGTGGCAATGGGAAAGACGTGTTCGTGCTCATTAACTTCAAGCAAGAGAACCAAAGCGTGCAACTCCCGAAGAGCATGAAGCGGGTACTCGCGAATGGGGAATCGGTGAGTAGCGTAAATCTGCCGCCGTACGGAGTGGAGGTCCTGGAGGCGCAATGA